Proteins found in one Oncorhynchus keta strain PuntledgeMale-10-30-2019 chromosome 2, Oket_V2, whole genome shotgun sequence genomic segment:
- the sprn gene encoding shadow of prion protein — translation MEDDEETDRRLVMEQRLVATCWLCLLLFALLCEPVLSKGGRGGGRGSSRGSSRSSGRFRIRTHSTKAWFKTMPGRSSPVRVASAAAAGAAVALTADRLYRSAYRCSHVNSDYDGEDYNRTVCYMTRVSGSNQNQPSLSYISVIIVASVFPRYVHVLENIL, via the exons ATGGAGGATGACGAAGAG ACAGATAGGCGTCTGGTGATGGAGCAGCGGCTGGTGGCTACGTGCTGGTTGTGTCTCCTGCTCTTTGCCTTGCTATGTGAGCCTGTCCTGTCCAAGGGCGGCCGCGGGGGGGGCAGGGGTTCATCTCGGGGCTCGTCTCGTAGCAGTGGCCGTTTCCGAATCAGAACCCATTCAACAAAGGCCTGGTTCAAGACCATGCCTGGGCGCTCATCCCCAGTGCGTGTTGCTAGCGCGGCGGCTGCTGGTGCAGCAGTTGCATTAACAGCTGATAGGTTGTACCGCTCAGCCTACCGGTGCAGTCATGTCAACTCGGATTATGATGGGGAGGATTACAACAGGACCGTTTGCTACATGACCAGAGTGTCAGGATCCAATCAGAACCAACCGTCACTCTCATACATCTCTGTCATCATCGTCGCTTCTGTATTCCCCAGATATGTTCACGTATTAGAGAATATACTTTAG